Part of the Roseofilum casamattae BLCC-M143 genome, ATATTGGTGCGTTTAAAAATGAGTCCGGTAAACTTCCCTTTGAAAATCCCCACATGCGCGCCGAAAGTATGATGGCAAAGTTATTTGCATCCTATTGCGATCGCGCGGGGTTACAATGTTTGAGCCAAGAATTAATTAATTGGGGCGATAGCGATCCGACGCTCAAAGATTGTTTATCCACGTTTAAGGTAAAAGATCCGCAGTGGAATCAAAGCAATCGAGTGTTGGAAAACCCTCATTTTATGGAAGAGGCCAAGCGCTTGCAAAGTATTTCAGTATTATATCGTCCGTCTCGATTTTAGGGTTAAAATTAGGGGCTTTCTCTTGAGCAAACAACGACTCGATATCTTACTCGTAGAACAGTCTCTTTGCGACTCTCGCCAACGAGCGCAACGGCTGATCCGAGCGGGTGAAGTCATGGTCGATCGCGCCATCGTCGATAAACCAGGAACCTTAATTTCTACAGAGTCTACCATTGAAGTGAAAGCGCGATCGCCCTTCGTTTCTCGAGGAGGAGAAAAGCTCGTTCGCGCTCTCCAAGAATTTAACATCAACCTCAGCGGACGCATTGCTCTCGACGGCGGTATTTCCACGGGCGGATTTACCGACTGTTTGCTGCAACGAGGAGTCGAGGGAGTCTATGGGGTAGATGTTGGCTACGGACAGGTTGACTGGCGCATCCGCACCGATTCGAGAGTGATTTTGCAAGAACGCACCAATTTGCGTTATTTGACCCCAGAGGCGCTTTATCAGGGTAAAGAGCGTGCTGATTTAGCCGTAGTTGATGTATCGTTTATTTCTCTAACTAAGGTCTTACCCGCTTTATGGTCTCTGCTATCGGAGCCGAAAGAAACGATCTGTTTGGTGAAGCCGCAGTTTGAAGTCGGGCGATCGCAAGTCGGGAAAAAAGGAGTCGTCCGCGATCCGA contains:
- a CDS encoding TlyA family RNA methyltransferase; the encoded protein is MSKQRLDILLVEQSLCDSRQRAQRLIRAGEVMVDRAIVDKPGTLISTESTIEVKARSPFVSRGGEKLVRALQEFNINLSGRIALDGGISTGGFTDCLLQRGVEGVYGVDVGYGQVDWRIRTDSRVILQERTNLRYLTPEALYQGKERADLAVVDVSFISLTKVLPALWSLLSEPKETICLVKPQFEVGRSQVGKKGVVRDPKAHSEAIARVCAAACDLGWHYYGLTHSPITGPAGNIEYLLWLQSIPQLEENERILDRDRIDECTHQAKEQLSSPGKERSPSERT